ACATAAACGCCCTTGAGCATTGCCTCTTTCACGCCCTTCTCTACCGACGGAATAAAAGATCTTGGGATCGCCCCGCCTTTTATGGCGTCCACAAATTCAAAACCTCCTGCCGGACCCAAGGGAGCTATTTCAATAACTACATGCCCATACTGGCCGCGGCCTCCGGTTTGACGGATGTATTTGCCTTCGGCCTTAAAGGTTTCAGTAACAGTCTCCCGATAAGCAACCTTCGGCTGGCCCACAATAGCGTCCACGCCAAATTCTACTTTAAGCCGGTCCACAATAATCTCAAGGTGCAATTCCCCCATGCCGGTAAGAAGCGTCTCTTGAGTTTCTTCATCGCTGGATACGATAAAAGTTGGGTCTTCATCGGACAAACGAGCCAAAGCCCTGCCAAGCTTATCCTGGTCTGCCCGGGTTTTGGGAGAAATACTCAAAGAAACAACTGGGATAGGAAATTGTATCGCCTCCAGAAGCACGGGATTCTTAGGGGCACAAAGAGTGTCTCCGGTTGTGGCATCTGATAAACCGATCAAGGCCACTATCTCGCCGGCGTAGGCATAATCAATATTTTCGCGCTGATTAGCGTGCATGCGCACAATTCTTCCCACGCGCTCTTTTTTATCTTTGCGCACGTTTAATATATAAGTGCCGGTTCGCAAGACCCCTGAATACACGCGCACATAAACTAATTTTCCCATGTGCGGATCAGACTGGATCTTAAATGCCAAGCCTGTAAACGGCTCTTCAAAATCCGGATGGCGCTCTATAAGAGTTTCCGGGTTAGAAACATCATGCGCTTTAACCGCAGGCAGATCTAAAGGGGAAGGTAAAAACATCCCCACAGAATCAAGCAGTTTCTGTATCCCCTTATTCTTAAAAGCTGCTCCGCACAAGACTGGAATTAGTTTATTGGCAATGGTGGCCTTACGAATAACTTTGATCAGCTCGTCATTAGTAATGCTTTCTGCATTCTCCAGATATTTTTTGGTCAATTCTTCGTCACAGGTAGAAACTTTTTCCAACAAAATATGGCGGTATTCTTTGGCCTTTTCTTTATATTCCTCGGGGATTTCTTCAATATTGAAATTCTTACCCTGCGCGTCTTGCTCTTTATAAACATAGGCCTTCATCTCTATCAAATCAATAATGCCTTTAAAATTATCTTCCGCTCCCACAGGCAAAACAATCGCCACCGCATTTGCTTCCAAATCTTCTTCTATTGCCTTTAACACCGCGTAGAAATCAGCGCCTGTCCTGTCCATCTTATTTACAAAAGCTAACTTCGGAACATTATATTTATTAGACTGCCTCC
The Candidatus Omnitrophota bacterium genome window above contains:
- the fusA gene encoding elongation factor G; the protein is MAHIDAGKTTLTERILFYTGRSHKLGEVHDGKAQMDWMKQEQERGITITAAATTCYWNKNRINIIDTPGHVDFTVEVERSLRVLDGAVAVFCAVGGVEPQSETVWRQSNKYNVPKLAFVNKMDRTGADFYAVLKAIEEDLEANAVAIVLPVGAEDNFKGIIDLIEMKAYVYKEQDAQGKNFNIEEIPEEYKEKAKEYRHILLEKVSTCDEELTKKYLENAESITNDELIKVIRKATIANKLIPVLCGAAFKNKGIQKLLDSVGMFLPSPLDLPAVKAHDVSNPETLIERHPDFEEPFTGLAFKIQSDPHMGKLVYVRVYSGVLRTGTYILNVRKDKKERVGRIVRMHANQRENIDYAYAGEIVALIGLSDATTGDTLCAPKNPVLLEAIQFPIPVVSLSISPKTRADQDKLGRALARLSDEDPTFIVSSDEETQETLLTGMGELHLEIIVDRLKVEFGVDAIVGQPKVAYRETVTETFKAEGKYIRQTGGRGQYGHVVIEIAPLGPAGGFEFVDAIKGGAIPRSFIPSVEKGVKEAMLKGVYVGYPVVDIKITLVDGSFHEVDSSELAFKIAASMAFKDAVMHSKPVLLEPYMSLQVSTPDEYTNSVIGYICSRRGKILNMDAKGKQKLISADVPLGEMFGYATAFRSLSSGRANSSMEFKCYMQAPQEIAAKLIEDREKKKQS